The segment CTTGCTCGTCCAATTTGGCGTTCAGGTCGGCGATTCCGTGCGAATTGGCAACCACACCTTTATCATAGGCGGACGCATCACAAAAATATCGGGCGAGGCCATGGCCTTTGCCACAGTGGCACCGCGTGTGTACATCCCCTTATCACATCTCGATAAAACGGGCCTCATCAAATTTGGCAGTCTGGCGTCTTATGTGGCCTATTTTAAGTTTGATAGCAGCACGAGAATCGGATCTATCCAGCGCGAACTTCGCCCCTATCGAGGGGATCAAAATTTGCGTACCGAAACCGTTGCCAGCCGTCAAAGACGCCTCAACCGCATATTGGACAATCTCTACATATTCCTCAGTCTGGTCGCCTTTGCCGCCCTCTTGCTCGGATGTATCGGCGTTGCCAGTGCCATTCACGTTTACACGCGCCAAAAAATAACAACCGTCGCCATCTTGCGCTGCATGGGAGCACAATCTAATCAGGTCCTCTGCATTTACGCCATCCAGGCCATCGCACTGGGCCTTATTGGCACGGGATGCGGTTCTCTTCTCGGTGTGGGTATTCAGTATCTCCTGCCCGGTGTTCTCGCACAAATCCTGCCCATTGAACTCGATATTCAGTTTTCCTATTGGGCGATTATTCAGGGCACTGGCATTGGCCTGAGCCTATCGCTGCTCTTCGCCCTGCTTCCCCTATTGCCGATACGTCGCACATCGCCCCTGCACACCTTGAGGGCATCTTTTGAAAATGTGCGATCCAAAATAGACCCCCTGCAACTGATGACCATCGGCGGGATTTGCCTCATTGTCGCGGGATTGGGCATTTTGCAAACCAGCAGTATCCTCATTGGAATTGGCATTGCCATCGGGTTTGGCATTGCCTTTGGACTGCTCGTAGGCGCATCGTGGCTCATCGTCAAAACCGTTCGCCGCTTCTTTCCCACAACCTGGCAATACGTATGGCGACAGGGCCTGGCCAATCTCTACCGTCCGTATAACCAGACCGTAATTCTTATGCTCGCACTGGGCCTCGGCACCTTTCTCATCACCACGCTCTATATTGTGCAACACGCCCTGCTCGCTCAAATTGCCATCGCAGGGGGTGACAACCGTCCCAACTTTGTGCTCGTCGATGTGCAAACTGATCAAATTGAAGGTGTGAGCGCGTTGCTTCGCAAACAGAATCTGCCCGTCATCCACCATGCCCCCATCGTAACCATGCGCCTGAAGAGCATCAAAGGCCAGGAGGCGCGTTCCTACGGTAGAATACACGACGTGCGGCGCTGGGCAATACAACGCGAATACCGCTCGACCTATCGCGATCACCTCTTTGATTCAGAACGCCTCGTAGGCGGCACATGGATCGATGCAACATGGACAGAAGAACCCATCCCCATTTCTTTTGAGCGCGACATTGCCCGTTCGCTTCGCGTCTCGCTCGGCGATACCCTGACCTTCGACATCCAGGGTGTGCCCGTTCAGTCCACAGTACAAAGCCTGCGAGAAGTTGACTGGCAGCGCATTCAGCCAAACTTTTTTATAGTCTTTCCCAAAGGCGTACTCGAAACCGCTCCCCAGTTTCACGTCTTGACCACGCGCATCAACACAACGGAACAATCCGCTATGTTGCAACGCACGCTGGTTCAACAATATCCCAATGTCTCGGCTGTTGACCTCGGCCTCATTCTCAAAACCGTTGACGATGTACTCTCACAAATCGCCTTTGTCGTGCGCTTCATGGCACTCTTTAGTGTGATTACCGGACTCATTGTGCTAACTGCCGCAGTCACCACCAGCCGCTATCAACGCATTCGTGAAGCCGTTTTGCTGCGTACTCTG is part of the Gemmatimonadota bacterium genome and harbors:
- a CDS encoding FtsX-like permease family protein; the protein is MPRWSSFPKTAGPAWYRCALQGDFPYYGAFETNPSEAAKTFQHTHHALLDDGLLVQFGVQVGDSVRIGNHTFIIGGRITKISGEAMAFATVAPRVYIPLSHLDKTGLIKFGSLASYVAYFKFDSSTRIGSIQRELRPYRGDQNLRTETVASRQRRLNRILDNLYIFLSLVAFAALLLGCIGVASAIHVYTRQKITTVAILRCMGAQSNQVLCIYAIQAIALGLIGTGCGSLLGVGIQYLLPGVLAQILPIELDIQFSYWAIIQGTGIGLSLSLLFALLPLLPIRRTSPLHTLRASFENVRSKIDPLQLMTIGGICLIVAGLGILQTSSILIGIGIAIGFGIAFGLLVGASWLIVKTVRRFFPTTWQYVWRQGLANLYRPYNQTVILMLALGLGTFLITTLYIVQHALLAQIAIAGGDNRPNFVLVDVQTDQIEGVSALLRKQNLPVIHHAPIVTMRLKSIKGQEARSYGRIHDVRRWAIQREYRSTYRDHLFDSERLVGGTWIDATWTEEPIPISFERDIARSLRVSLGDTLTFDIQGVPVQSTVQSLREVDWQRIQPNFFIVFPKGVLETAPQFHVLTTRINTTEQSAMLQRTLVQQYPNVSAVDLGLILKTVDDVLSQIAFVVRFMALFSVITGLIVLTAAVTTSRYQRIREAVLLRTLGASQKQIRRILLLEYTFLGALATLTGLILSIGGAWAVTVFIFDIHFALPTAAIAGVFALVTALTIFVGMLNSRGIADRPPLEILRGEV